TTTGGCAGTCTTGCCGCGCACTTACTCTTTGTTTTACTCCTCTCTTGCGGTCACCACTCGCCCGTCTCTGCTTTCCAACACCCGAATACAAAGCGACAAAGATGAAGTCATCGATTCTCTTGACGATAGTTGCCTCCTACATCTCCTGCACCAATGCAGCAGCCTGCTTCTCTGCTGGACACCTGCAAAATGGTTGCCAGGAGCCACAATCATGGTCATGGACTGTGCGTATTGAAGCCTGAACACGTGTCAGCGACCTGGAACTCTGACAAGACTCTGCACGTAGTGCGTGCCCAGCGAAGGAGATCCTTCCATGGCCAAGGGTCCTCCAAAGAATGCTTGCACCTACAAAGCAACTCAAGAGTCCTCCTACAAGCAATATTGCGTATGTGTCAACCCGTGGACCAGTTGTACGACTTGAAGCTTATACTGGCTTGTAGTGTGCGGAAGATGGACCATACAGCATCGAATAGAGAACGAGCGAGAGGATGATAGGGTGACGCAGTCGAGGTCGACCAGACGGCGATGACTGCTCTGTAGTGATCTTGTATGCAAACCATTCTTGTCTTACAAGAGCTCATCCCTAAGACACGTTCAGATTAGCTCTTTCTTTCGGGAGCAAGATGAAGGTGCAAAGACCAATTGACCACAATGCTTGAGCGATACGAAACACATCGTCTCGCTACAGAAAGGTCAGAGCTTTACAACTCCGCTGCCAAAGCTTCGTGTTTTGCTGAGGGGTATGCGACTGACCTGTTGAAGAGACCGACTATTGCCGGCGAGATCTTCCCTCCTCTCTTATG
This genomic interval from Cercospora beticola chromosome 7, complete sequence contains the following:
- a CDS encoding uncharacterized protein (antiSMASH:Cluster_1), which translates into the protein MKSSILLTIVASYISCTNAAACFSAGHLQNGCQEPQSWSWTCVPSEGDPSMAKGPPKNACTYKATQESSYKQYCCAEDGPYSIE